In Balaenoptera acutorostrata unplaced genomic scaffold, mBalAcu1.1 scaffold_1069, whole genome shotgun sequence, the genomic window AGGGTCAAATGCAATTTCAACCAGGGAAGGATTTCGGCAAGGGTCTAAGGCCATGTCTGAGGAGGATCTCCAAAGCTTCCTCCAGGGCCAGGCTCCCAGGGAAGTTTCTGCAAAGAAACTCTGAAAAGGAGTCTGAAAGATACCTGATGAGGCCCTTGATGAGTGACTCTGGAAACTGTTTACCCAGTAGCCCAGAGaagaaacatctagaagaaaTCTTGAAAGCCCATTTGAGCACAAAGTCGACGCAGATTAATCAAGGTTTGATCCCTGTGATTGTGCGTGAATCCTGCCTTGCTGCCAACTGTGTTTTTCCTAAGCCCCACCCTCACGAGGGAATCAGAAATCTAGCACCCTTGAAGTCTTGGAAACCCTGTGTAAACTCCTCCCGTATGCTTTCCTTCCTCAGTCCAAGCATTCGGCAGATGCTGGAAACACATATTCTAAGGTGGTGGGTAAGGCACAGGTGGGGCCTACCCAAACAGGCCTTTGAGCCCATAAATCTCAAGCCATGTGGGGCTCAACCCTTGTCCTCTCCAAGGTCCACcttttccccctctgccacctggcaATCTGGGGCACACTCAAAAGCCAACTTTGCTAATAAGTTCTTGGGAAAACCTCAGCCCCATCAGGGAATGAAAGTGATAACAAAAGCAACAGTTCCCACCCTGGTGAGTCCCCTCCCTGTTCCCTCACCTGAGCATACAGAAATCCAGAGGGCCCTGGGAAAGACTTCACCTGGTGACAGCTATGGGCCCTCAGAGGCCCCTCTGACTGGACAGGAGGGCAGACTGCCTTATCAGATGCCCACAGTCAACCTCATGGGCAGAAGCTGGGAGAATGGGACTGTCTTGGGGTTTCCAGCCGCTAGGAAAACCCTGTCACTAACAACAAAGTCAGTTGCCCAACATCCAAAGGAGCCATGCCTTAAAACACAGGTGGCTCAAGGCCGTGCCACTGGGGAGCTCCTTCAAGACTCTCACGCTGATGTGCTCCTTCCTGCAGACACCTTGGCTTCTCATAGGTCTCTTTCCAGTTCCCAGAGGGAACGTGCCAGTGAGGACGCGCCCGCGTTCCAGGCGGTGCCATGTGACCTCAACGCGAGTGAACGGAGCAGCCGGGGGCCGCGGGAGTTCAGAAACCCAACACGTACGGACTCATTCAAGAGCCAGAGCGAGATGTCTGCCCCAACCGAGGAGCGGAGGGGCTCTAAGAGGCTCCAACCTGGAAAGCATGAAGAAATGAGGAGCAGCCAGGGACAAGAGGAACCCAGGGAACCAAAAATTAGGGACCCGTGTAAGGGCCAGTTTGCCTCAGCTGATGAGGGGGTGGTCTGTGAGAGGCTCAAAccagaagaggatgaagaaatgaacagcCAGAGCAAGATGTCTGCCCCAACTGAGGAGCGGAGGGACTTTAAGGGGCCCCAACCGAAAGAGCATGAAGAAATGAAGGGCCAGACGGAGGTGCTCGCATCAGCTGAGGAGTGGAGGGGTTTCACGAAGCCCCAACCAGGACAGCATGAAGAAACAAGAAGCCAGAGCGAGACGCTTGCCCCAGCTGAGGAGTGCAGGAGCGTCAGGAGACTGCAACCAGGAGAACACGAAGAAACGAGAAGCAACCAGGGACAACAGGAACCCAGGAAAGCAAAGGTTAGGGACCCGTGTAAGGGCCAGTTTGCCTCAACTGATGATGGGGAGGTCTGTGAGAGGCTCAAAccagaagaggatgaagaaatgaacagcCAGAGCAAGATGTTTGCCCCAACTGATGAGAGGGAGGACGATTGGAGGCCCAAACCGGGAGAGTATGAAGAAAGGTCTTCAGCACTAAAGGCTTCTCAAGCAAGTGGGATGAGCCACGCTTCTCAggtcagggaaagaggagagtcCCTTGGGAGCAAACACCCCCAGCTCTCgccagagaagagagagctttcaccagaaagcaaaaaatggacaaGGCGCTTTCTGCAGTATCTTAGCCGcaataaaaaaggcaaaagaacagaAGAATCCCTTCAAAAAGGCAAGCCTGTATCAGCCACTGCTCACCACCAGGAGCCAATCAAAGGCAAATCTGTTGTAGAGAGCAGGGCCATTGATCCTCGGGCGATTGGAACAGCTGTTGGACAGGCCCTAGTAGACAAACTGGGGCTTCACCAAGGACTCTGTGCCTCAGAGTTAAATCAGCACCCAGAACAGCTCCAGGCCCCAGCAGAGGGGCATTCCCACTACCACAGGGTTCTCTCCTCTTCAGAACAGAGAAGAGTGTTGAAAGATACAGCCTACAGTCACCAAGCCACCCGCAAGGACCACAGCTACCTTAACAACAGCAGGCATACCAGAGGCAGGGGCGACAAGTTGGCCTTCCCACCCAGGGAACTGGAGTCCCCAGTCAGACCCTGCCAGCACAGACCAAGGGTGGCAGGTGACTCAGGCCACCTGCGCCATCTGTGTTCCCTCTGGTCAACCAGAGCGTGCTTCTCATGCCTCTCCCGGTAGGAAAGCAGTGCAAGAACAAGTGcagttcataaaaagaaaacctgtttCTTCTCATGTTAACACATTGTCTATGTGTTAATGGCTTCTTCCTACCACAATTTTTGTTtcccaaaataaatgtttcttctcaTGAGAGGTGGTGGCCTCTGTCTGTGCCctgctggggggaagggaagggatcagGGTCCACTCTTCCCAGGTGCCTGCTTTGGCTTCCAGATGGGATGGGGCCATGGAGGGAGGTTGATCCCAGCATGGAATACCCATCCTCACCTCAATTCCCTCACTGCATTTAAGTTTCCATAATAGCAGCATTACAGAAACAAGCAACAGCATTCAGGACGTGTCAAGGTGAACTAAACCTAAAGACCTCCCCCTTCTCAGGAACCGGCTCAgtcctctcctgctctctctctaccCTGAACTTGTGGGACTGTAGGGGAGGGGTCTGCAGAGGCTGAAATTCCCCTCAGGCTCCAGCAAGTGTCAGAGACAAGTTCACATGTCAGAATAAGGAGGGAGCCCAGAGTCCAGACGTGGCAGAAACCTTGCCCCCATGTCTTGGTGGGGATAGATGATGCCTGCCCTGG contains:
- the LOC103016908 gene encoding spermatogenesis-associated protein 31A6-like encodes the protein MKNRALKVFRDCLEEVRALTSRLQSHLGRLPDKGSSHQLSYQDPPGEVCRAASAGAHPPCREPAEEAVPATCPSAALAPLTQGSLPVASTLSKEPQDQSNLKKITLGTVAKSSPPGNSFLASTIAAILSLGLACYPILFLSFWWKTTKALFFPTSSQSESRQEHLSHQPPGAPFQEEPTDKQVETGSPSLVNPEVQKLLEILITMKVELKIHKGKEKDGSFSEQMSSDYHLNTLGNVWKSLGAEQDNTTPQSFWNRKDKTEQLPGPRQLLHSEVLRDHLELTYTQLYWGHLSLHSEPLVATRSSTQQQAPFVLFSGDSNGFPVSIQPRIPLGPSQAAVLPCPGVPPQPFTQTLPPCQSPPLAQIQAQPYLPSSLPFRPPYSPPQMSTCGLDCPTFQNKTPYFIPTETQWLKCPLLQKQLKSGKPSSSMVKRSQKGFSQLSLNLPQERGRSQAQRSVSIHHEDLIGPDLQKQHLQKRLIKDQTKRGLCLSIHLSLSLELSSSQCQVLRTYQAQGKQGPWQPSAFTGKRRLDPQKIRSRRPRRSHRKGQMQFQPGKDFGKGLRPCLRRISKASSRARLPGKFLQRNSEKESERYLMRPLMSDSGNCLPSSPEKKHLEEILKAHLSTKSTQINQGLIPVIVRESCLAANCVFPKPHPHEGIRNLAPLKSWKPCVNSSRMLSFLSPSIRQMLETHILRWWVRHRWGLPKQAFEPINLKPCGAQPLSSPRSTFSPSATWQSGAHSKANFANKFLGKPQPHQGMKVITKATVPTLVSPLPVPSPEHTEIQRALGKTSPGDSYGPSEAPLTGQEGRLPYQMPTVNLMGRSWENGTVLGFPAARKTLSLTTKSVAQHPKEPCLKTQVAQGRATGELLQDSHADVLLPADTLASHRSLSSSQRERASEDAPAFQAVPCDLNASERSSRGPREFRNPTRTDSFKSQSEMSAPTEERRGSKRLQPGKHEEMRSSQGQEEPREPKIRDPCKGQFASADEGVVCERLKPEEDEEMNSQSKMSAPTEERRDFKGPQPKEHEEMKGQTEVLASAEEWRGFTKPQPGQHEETRSQSETLAPAEECRSVRRLQPGEHEETRSNQGQQEPRKAKVRDPCKGQFASTDDGEVCERLKPEEDEEMNSQSKMFAPTDEREDDWRPKPGEYEERSSALKASQASGMSHASQVRERGESLGSKHPQLSPEKRELSPESKKWTRRFLQYLSRNKKGKRTEESLQKGKPVSATAHHQEPIKGKSVVESRAIDPRAIGTAVGQALVDKLGLHQGLCASELNQHPEQLQAPAEGHSHYHRVLSSSEQRRVLKDTAYSHQATRKDHSYLNNSRHTRGRGDKLAFPPRELESPVRPCQHRPRVAGDSGHLRHLCSLWSTRACFSCLSR